A genomic region of Micromonospora sp. NBC_01796 contains the following coding sequences:
- a CDS encoding DUF7455 domain-containing protein encodes MTPTLTPPPATVAPPAADERCDRCNAAGKLRITLAGGSELVFCGHHANKYAEDLVKITVRFAADPDFTWRGADLMAN; translated from the coding sequence ATGACCCCGACCCTCACGCCGCCGCCCGCAACGGTGGCTCCCCCAGCCGCCGATGAACGGTGCGACCGCTGCAACGCCGCCGGCAAGCTCCGGATCACCCTCGCGGGTGGGAGTGAGCTGGTGTTCTGTGGACATCACGCGAACAAGTACGCCGAAGATCTGGTGAAGATCACGGTCCGGTTCGCGGCTGACCCAGATTTCACGTGGCGTGGCGCCGATCTGATGGCGAACTGA
- a CDS encoding DEAD/DEAH box helicase: protein MGARLPAIDTFPALRDWQRKALVGYLRRRSEDFMAVATPGAGKTTFALRIAAELLADGTVEAVTVVAPTEHLKTQWSLAAARVGIQLDSAFRNADLHSSTDFHGAVVTYAQVGMAPQVHRRRTMTRRTLVILDEVHHAGDSRTWGDGVRAAFEPAVRRLMLTGTPFRSDDNPIPFVTYERGGDGLPRSRSDSTYGYADALRDGVVRPVIFLAYSGETRWRTNAGDELAARLGDPMTPDLIAQAWRTVLDPAGDWMPQVLRAADARLQVLRAGGMTDAGGLVIATDQQAARAYARLIERVTGEKAVVVLSDDVGSSARIAAFAESDQRWMVAVRMVSEGVDIPRLAVGVYATSASTPLYFAQAIGRFVRARRPGETASVFLPSVPHLLGLASELEAERDHVLGEPKKREGFEDDLLERAQREEKASGELDKRFEVLEATAHLDQVIFDGASFGTTAQAGTPEEEEYLGLPGLLTADQVSVLLNKRQAEQLAAKRRRAANEPVPAPREPTAPRSAAERRVTLRRQLNTLVAAHHHRTNLPHGKIHAELRRLCGGPPSAQATIEQLEERIATIQTL, encoded by the coding sequence GTGGGTGCCCGACTGCCGGCGATCGACACCTTCCCGGCGCTGCGGGACTGGCAGCGCAAGGCGCTGGTGGGATACCTGCGCCGGAGGTCCGAGGACTTCATGGCGGTGGCCACCCCCGGTGCGGGCAAGACCACCTTCGCCCTGCGGATCGCCGCCGAACTGCTCGCCGACGGGACCGTCGAGGCGGTCACCGTGGTCGCACCGACCGAGCACCTGAAGACCCAGTGGTCGCTGGCCGCCGCCCGGGTGGGGATCCAGCTCGACTCCGCGTTCCGCAACGCCGACCTGCACTCCTCCACCGACTTCCACGGTGCCGTGGTGACGTACGCGCAGGTCGGGATGGCTCCGCAGGTCCACCGCCGGCGGACGATGACCCGGCGGACCCTGGTGATCCTGGACGAGGTGCACCACGCCGGTGACTCCCGTACCTGGGGGGACGGGGTCAGGGCGGCCTTCGAGCCGGCCGTACGCCGCCTGATGCTCACCGGTACGCCGTTCCGCTCCGACGACAACCCGATCCCGTTCGTGACGTACGAGCGGGGCGGTGACGGGCTGCCCCGCTCCCGCTCCGACTCGACCTACGGGTACGCGGACGCGCTCCGCGACGGCGTGGTGCGCCCGGTGATCTTCCTCGCGTACTCGGGCGAGACGAGGTGGCGTACCAACGCGGGCGACGAACTGGCGGCCCGGTTGGGCGACCCGATGACCCCGGACCTGATCGCGCAGGCGTGGCGTACGGTCCTGGACCCGGCCGGCGACTGGATGCCGCAGGTGCTCCGGGCCGCCGACGCCCGGCTGCAGGTGCTCCGGGCGGGCGGGATGACCGACGCGGGCGGCCTGGTGATCGCCACCGACCAGCAGGCGGCTCGGGCGTACGCCCGGCTGATCGAGCGGGTCACCGGGGAGAAGGCCGTGGTGGTGCTCTCCGACGACGTGGGCTCGTCGGCCCGGATCGCCGCGTTCGCCGAGTCGGACCAGCGCTGGATGGTCGCCGTCCGGATGGTGTCCGAGGGGGTCGACATTCCCCGGCTCGCCGTCGGTGTCTACGCGACCAGCGCCTCGACCCCGCTCTACTTCGCCCAGGCGATCGGGCGGTTCGTCCGGGCCCGCCGCCCGGGGGAGACCGCATCGGTCTTCCTGCCGAGCGTGCCGCACCTGTTGGGGCTCGCCAGCGAGTTGGAGGCCGAGCGGGACCACGTGCTCGGGGAGCCCAAAAAGCGCGAGGGCTTCGAGGACGACCTGCTCGAACGGGCGCAGCGCGAGGAGAAGGCCAGCGGCGAGCTGGACAAACGGTTCGAGGTCCTCGAAGCGACCGCCCACCTCGACCAGGTGATCTTCGACGGCGCCTCGTTCGGCACCACGGCCCAGGCCGGTACGCCGGAGGAGGAGGAGTATCTGGGCCTGCCCGGCCTGCTCACCGCCGACCAGGTGTCGGTGCTGCTGAACAAGCGCCAGGCCGAGCAGTTGGCCGCCAAGCGGCGTCGGGCGGCGAACGAGCCGGTGCCGGCGCCCCGCGAGCCGACCGCACCCCGCAGTGCGGCGGAGCGTCGGGTCACCCTGCGGCGCCAGCTCAACACCCTGGTGGCGGCCCACCACCACCGTACGAACCTGCCGCACGGGAAGATCCACGCGGAGCTGCGTCGGCTCTGTGGCGGCCCGCCGAGCGCTCAGGCCACGATCGAGCAGCTAGAGGAACGCATCGCCACGATCCAGACCCTCTGA
- a CDS encoding DUF3039 domain-containing protein, which yields MSTEVLERPELKDADTGPEMFHYVRKEKIAESAVMGTFVIALCGETFPVTKAAKPGSPVCPQCKEIYESMRD from the coding sequence GTGAGCACCGAGGTTCTCGAGCGTCCGGAACTGAAGGACGCGGACACCGGGCCGGAGATGTTTCATTATGTCCGGAAAGAGAAGATTGCTGAAAGCGCGGTCATGGGTACCTTCGTCATCGCCCTCTGCGGCGAGACGTTCCCCGTGACCAAGGCGGCCAAGCCGGGTTCACCGGTCTGCCCGCAGTGCAAGGAGATCTACGAGTCGATGCGTGACTGA
- a CDS encoding pseudouridine-5'-phosphate glycosidase — translation MTKFNIRYGAEVADARREGRPIVALESTIVSHGLPRPDNLRVAREIEQAVRSTGAIPATIGMVEGELVVGLDDNQLTRLASTDGVAKLSVRDLAVAAATGADGATTVAATSAVAAAAGIGVFATGGLGGVHREAAQTFDESADLTALARTPIAVVCAGVKSILDVGATLERLETLGVTVLGYRTHRFPGFFITDSGFTLDWSVETPEQIAAVLAARADHGVQPGGVIVANPLPVDEQLDPDLHDRTLADGLALMARDGVTGKAVTPFLLSHFHSSTGGASLAVNVRIILRNATLAGQIAVAAVARTGTSAG, via the coding sequence GTGACCAAGTTCAACATCCGCTACGGCGCCGAGGTGGCCGACGCCCGACGCGAGGGGCGCCCGATCGTGGCGCTGGAGAGCACCATCGTCTCGCACGGGCTGCCCCGGCCCGACAACCTCCGGGTCGCCCGGGAGATCGAACAGGCGGTCCGGTCCACCGGAGCGATACCCGCCACCATCGGCATGGTCGAGGGCGAACTGGTGGTCGGTCTGGACGACAACCAGCTCACCCGGCTGGCCAGCACCGACGGGGTGGCGAAACTCTCCGTACGCGATCTGGCCGTGGCCGCCGCGACCGGCGCGGACGGCGCCACCACGGTCGCCGCGACCAGCGCGGTCGCCGCCGCCGCCGGAATCGGCGTCTTCGCCACCGGTGGCCTGGGCGGGGTGCACCGCGAGGCTGCGCAGACCTTCGACGAGTCGGCCGACCTGACCGCGCTGGCCCGGACCCCGATCGCGGTGGTCTGCGCCGGGGTGAAGTCGATCCTCGACGTCGGCGCGACACTGGAACGGCTGGAGACGCTCGGCGTCACCGTGCTCGGCTACCGCACCCACCGCTTCCCCGGTTTTTTCATCACCGACAGCGGCTTCACCCTGGACTGGTCGGTGGAGACGCCGGAGCAGATCGCCGCGGTGCTGGCCGCGCGGGCGGACCACGGCGTACAGCCGGGCGGGGTGATCGTGGCGAACCCGCTGCCCGTCGACGAGCAGCTCGACCCGGACCTGCACGACCGGACCCTGGCCGACGGGCTGGCCCTGATGGCCCGCGACGGGGTCACCGGCAAGGCCGTCACCCCGTTCCTGCTCTCCCACTTCCACTCCTCCACCGGCGGCGCCAGCCTGGCCGTCAACGTACGGATCATCCTGCGCAACGCGACCCTGGCCGGGCAGATCGCGGTAGCGGCGGTCGCCCGGACCGGCACCAGCGCCGGATGA
- a CDS encoding carbohydrate kinase family protein codes for MIGAARIIAVGDIVTDVLAVLSGPLATGSDTPAAIRLTGGGQAANTAAWLASRGNPVTLVAVVGDDDAGRARVAELTAAGVDCAVRRCDDAPTGTVIVLAGAGERTMISERGANLRLAPADLDAALDGAPDARHLHLSAYTLLDADSRDAGRHALAAARKRGLTTSVDAASAEPLRQVGAAAFLDWVRDADLLLANADEAEVLAGPETARAQAEALTGSVRHVVVKRGGDGAVWASRGGPTVESVVRRVRVVDPTGAGDAFAAGLLGAWTRGLGPGEALGLAGEVGGLAVSSVGARPVL; via the coding sequence ATGATCGGGGCGGCGCGGATCATCGCGGTCGGCGACATCGTCACCGACGTCCTCGCGGTGCTCTCCGGGCCGCTGGCGACCGGCTCCGACACCCCGGCCGCCATCCGCCTCACCGGCGGCGGCCAGGCCGCGAACACCGCGGCCTGGCTGGCCTCCCGGGGCAACCCGGTGACCCTGGTCGCCGTCGTCGGCGACGACGACGCCGGTCGGGCGAGGGTGGCGGAGCTGACCGCCGCCGGGGTCGACTGCGCCGTACGCCGCTGCGACGACGCGCCGACCGGGACGGTGATCGTGCTCGCCGGTGCCGGCGAACGGACGATGATCAGCGAACGGGGTGCCAACCTCCGGCTGGCGCCGGCCGACCTGGACGCGGCCCTGGACGGCGCACCGGACGCCCGGCACCTGCACCTGTCCGCGTACACGTTGTTGGACGCCGACTCGCGCGACGCCGGGCGGCATGCGCTGGCCGCGGCACGTAAACGCGGGCTCACCACCAGCGTCGACGCGGCCTCCGCCGAGCCGCTGCGGCAGGTCGGTGCGGCGGCCTTCCTGGACTGGGTACGCGACGCCGACCTCCTTCTCGCCAACGCGGACGAGGCGGAGGTGCTCGCCGGGCCGGAAACGGCGCGTGCCCAGGCGGAGGCGTTGACGGGGTCCGTCAGGCACGTGGTGGTGAAACGGGGCGGAGACGGGGCAGTCTGGGCGTCGCGGGGCGGGCCGACGGTCGAGTCGGTGGTGCGGCGGGTGCGGGTGGTGGATCCGACCGGAGCGGGGGATGCGTTCGCGGCCGGTCTGCTGGGGGCTTGGACTCGGGGCTTGGGTCCGGGTGAGGCGTTGGGGTTGGCTGGCGAGGTTGGTGGGCTTGCGGTGTCTTCGGTTGGGGCTCGGCCTGTGCTTTGA